A single Lactuca sativa cultivar Salinas chromosome 8, Lsat_Salinas_v11, whole genome shotgun sequence DNA region contains:
- the LOC111877380 gene encoding zinc finger BED domain-containing protein RICESLEEPER 2-like, with protein sequence MRCVAHILNLVVQDGIKKVDKPVEIIRWAVKWIRQSPSRIGKFTKFAKLVNPGTTKYLLRDVPTRWNSTYRMLNIAQAYEKTFERYDLEEYEFRFDIEKADLSIPSPSDWQHVRHLCHFLKPFCDVTERISETLYVTSNTCIEDIYSIRTLLDDAISDSSLCDIALAMRVKFDKYFGEVEKMNLLLYFALILDPRNKVKYLVILLEDRYGKEKMEEKKKYIMDSMYELYNDYIRIHSPSTTFSTTGSSNSSSILGKRQNPDATTPKSPLRNKLREKMKTNIVESIGELEKYLKESVEEDSSMFNILDWWKVNSPRFPILSLMAKDLFAIPVSIVA encoded by the coding sequence ATGAGATGTGTTGCCCACATTTTAAACTTGGTGGTGCAAGATGGTATTAAAAAGGTCGATAAGCCGGTTGAGATAATTAGATGGGCGGTAAAGTGGATTAGGCAATCACCTTCAAGAATTGGCAAATTCACCAAGTTTGCCAAGCTTGTTAATCCGGGTACAACGAAATACTTGCTAAGAGATGTTCCAACTAGATGGAACTCTACTTATCGTATGTTGAATATTGCCCAAGCTTATgaaaaaacttttgagagataCGATCTAGAGGAATATGAGTTTCGTTTCGACATTGAAAAGGCAGATTTATCGATTCCTTCGCCGAGCGATTGGCAACATGTTAGGCATTTGTGTCATTTTTTAAAACCATTTTGTGATGTTACTGAAAGGATTTCTGAGACACTATACGTGACATCAAACACGTGCATTGAAGATATTTATTCCATTCGTACACTCTTAGATGATGCTATTTCCGATTCTAGCCTTTGTGATATTGCATTGGCAATGAGAGTAAAGTTTGATAAGTATTTTGGCGAAGTAGAAAAAATGAATTTATTGCTCTACTTTGCTTTGATTCTTGACCCGAGGAACAAAGTAAAGTATTTGGTTATACTACTTGAGGATCGTTATGGAAAAGAAAAGATGGAGGAGAAAAAGAAATATATTATGGATTCTATGTATGAATTATATAATGATTACATTAGAATTCATTCTCCAAGTACTACTTTTAGTACTACCGGGTCTAGTAATTCATCGTCGATTTTAGGGAAACGCCAAAATCCGGATGCTACGACACCAAAATCACCATTGAGAAATAAGCTAAGAGAAAAGATGAAAACAAACATAGTTGAATCAATTGGCGAGTTAGAAAAGTATTTGAAAGAAAGTGTTGaagaagattcatcaatgtttaACATTTTAGATTGGTGGAAAGTGAATAGTCCAAGATTTCCGATTCTATCATTGATGGCTAAAGATTTGTTTGCCATTCCTGTCTCGATTGTGGCTTAA